From Equus asinus isolate D_3611 breed Donkey chromosome 14, EquAss-T2T_v2, whole genome shotgun sequence, one genomic window encodes:
- the LOC106845643 gene encoding eukaryotic translation initiation factor 3 subunit C isoform X2, with protein MSRFFTTGSDSESESSLSGEELVTKPVGGNYGKQPLLLSEDEEDTKRVVRSAKDKRFEELTNLIRTIRNAMKIRDVTKCLEEFELLGKAYGKAKSIVDKEGVPRFYIRILADLEDYLNELWEDKEGKKKMNKNNAKALSTLRQKIRKYNRDFESHITNYKQNPEQSADEDAEKNEEDSEGSSDEDEDEDGVSAATFLKKKSEVPSGESRKFLKKMEDEDEDSEDSEDDEDWDTGSTSSGSDSEEEEGKQTVLASRFLKKAPTTEEDKKAAEKKREDKAKKKHDRKSKRLDEEEEDNEGGEWERVRGGVPLVKKPKMFAKGTEITHAVVIKKLNEILQARGKKGTDRAAQIELLQLLVQIASENNLGEGVIVKIKFNIIASLYDYNPNLATYMKPEMWQKCLDCINELMDILFANPNIFVGENILEESENLHNIEQPLRVRGCILTLVERMDEEFTKIMQNTDPHSQEYVEHLKDEAQVCAIIERVQRYLEEKGTTEEICRVYLRRILHTYYKFDYKAHQRQLTPPEGSSKSEQDQAENEGEDSAVLMERLCKYIYAKDRTDRIRTCAILCHIYHHALHSRWYQARDLMLMSHLQDNIQHADPPVQILYNRTMVQLGICAFRQGLTKDAHNALLDIQSSGRAKELLGQGLLLRSLQERNQEQEKVERRRQVPFHLHINLELLECVYLVSAMLLEIPYMAAHESDARRRMISKQFHHQLRVGERQPLLGPPESMREHVVAASKAMKMGDWKTCHSFIINEKMNGKVWDLFPEADKVRTMLVRKIQEESLRTYLFTYSSVYDSISMETLSDMFELDLPTVHSIISKMIINEELMASLDQPTQTVVMHRTEPTAQQNLALQLAEKLGSLVENNERVFDHKQGTYGGYFRDQKDGYRKNEGYMRRGGYRQQQSQTAY; from the exons ATGTCGAGGTTTTTCACCACCGGTTCGGACAGCGAGTCTGAGTCGTCCCTGTCCGGGGAAGAGCTCGTCACCAAACCCGTCGGGGGTAACTACGGCAAACA GCCATTGTTGCTGAGTGAGGATGAAGAAGATACCAAGAGAGTTGTCCGAAGTGCCAAGGACAAGAG GTTTGAAGAGCTTACCAACCTTATCCGGACCATCCGTAATGCCATGAAGATTCGGGATGTCACCAAGTGCCTGGAAGAGTTTGAGCTGCTGGGAAAAGCATATGGGAAGGCTAAGAGCATTGTGGACAAGGAAGGGGTCCCACGGTTCTATATCCGCATCTTGGCTGACCTAGAAGACTATCTTAATGAG CTATGGGAAGATAAGGAAGGCAAGAAGAAGATGAACAAGAACAATGCCAAGGCCCTGAGCACCCTGCGCCAGAAGATCCGAAAATACAACCGAGATTTTGAGTCTCATATTACAAATTACAAACAG AACCCTGAGCAGTCTGCAGATGAAGATGCTGAGAAGAATGAGGAGGATTCGGAAG GCTCTTcagatgaggatgaggatgaggatggagTCAGTGCTGCAACTTTCctgaagaagaaatcagaagTTCCTTCTGGGGAGAGtcgaaagttcctcaaaaagatgGAG gaTGAAGATGAGGACTCAGAAGATTCAGAAGATGATGAAGACTGGGACACAGGCTCCACATCTTCTGGTTCAgactcagaggaggaagaagggaaacagACCGTGCTGGCTTCAAGATtccttaaaaa GGCCCCCACCACAGAGGAGGACAAGAAGGCAGCTGAGAAGAAACGGGAGGACAAAGCCAAGAAGAAGCATGATAGGAAATCTAAGCGCctggacgaggaggaggaggacaatgAAGGCGGAGAGTGGGAAAGGGTCCGGGGTGGAGTACCCCTCGTTAAG AAGCCAAAAATGTTTGCCAAGGGAACTGAGATCACCCATGCTGTTGTCATCAAGAAACTGAATGAGATCTTACAGGCACGAGGCAAGAAGGGAACTGATCG TGCAGCCCAGATtgagctgctgcagctgctggtTCAGATTGCTTCTGAAAACAACCTTGGGGAGGGTGTAATTGTCAAGATCAAGTTCAATATCATCGCCTCTCTCTATGATTACAACCCCAACCTGGCCACATACATGAAG CCTGAGATGTGGCAGAAGTGCCTGGACTGCATCAATGAGCTGATGGACATCCTGTTTGCAAACCCCAACATCTTTGTTGGAGAGAACATTCTGGAAGAGAGTGAGAACTTGCATAATATTGAGCAG CCATTGCGTGTCCGTGGCTGTATCCTAACTCTGGTGGAACGAATGGATGAAGAGTTTACCAAAATAATGCAGAATACTGATCCTCACTCTCAAG AGTATGTGGAGCACCTGAAGGATGAGGCACAGGTGTGCGCCATCATTGAGCGCGTGCAGCGCTACTTGGAGGAGAAGGGCACTACTGAGGAGATCTGTCGTGTCTACTTGAGGCGCATCCTCCACACCTACTACAAATTTGATTACAAGGCCCATCAGCGGCAGCTTACCCCGCCTGAGGGCTCCTCAAAG TCTGAGCAAGACCAGGCAGAAAATGAGGGCGAGGACTCAGCTGTGTTGATGGAGAGACTGTGCAAGTACATCTATGCCAAGGACCGCACAGACCGTATCCGCACGTGTGCCATCCTCTGCCATATCTACCATCATGCTCTGCACTCCCGCTGGTACCAGGCCCGTGACCTCATGCTCATGAGCCATCTACAAGACAACATTCAGCACGCGGACCCACCAGTACAG ATCCTGTACAACCGCACCATGGTGCAGCTGGGCATCTGTGCCTTCCGCCAGGGCCTGACCAAGGATGCTCACAATGCCCTGCTAGACATCCAGTCGAGTGGCCGAGCCAAGGAGCTTCTGGGCCAGGGTCTGCTGCTGCGCAGCCTGCAGGAGCGCAACCAGGAGCAGGAGAAGGTAGAGCGGCGCCGGCAGGTGCCGTTCCACCTGCACATCAACCTGGAGCTGCTGGAGTGTGTTTATCTGGTGTCTGCCATGCTGCTGGAGATCCCCTACATGGCCGCCCATGAGAGTGATGCCCGCCGGCGCATGATCAGCAAGCAGTTCCATCACCAACTGCGGGTGGGCGAGCGACAGCCCTTGCTGG GTCCCCCTGAGTCAATGAGAGAACATGTGGTTGCTGCCTCCAAGGCCATGAAGATGGGTGACTGGAAGACCTGCCACAGTTTTATCATCAATGAGAAGATGAATGGCAAAGTGTGGGACCTTTTCCCTGAGGCTGACAAAGTCCGAACCATGCTGGTTAG gaAGATCCAGGAAGAGTCACTGCGGACATACCTGTTCACTTACAGCAGTGTCTATGACTCCATCAG CATGGAGACACTGTCGGACATGTTTGAGCTGGACCTGCCCACTGTGCACTCCATCATCAGCAAGATGATCATTAATGAAGAGTTGATG GCCTCCCTAGACCAGCCGACGCAGACAGTAGTGATGCACCGTACCGAGCCCACTGCCCAACAGAACCTGGCTCTGCAGCTAGCTGAGAAGCTAGGCAGCCTAGTGGAAAATAATGAGCGGGTGTTTGACCACAAGCAGGGTACCTATGGTGGCTACTTCCGAG ACCAGAAGGATGGCTACCGCAAAAACGAGGGGTACATGCGCCGGGGTGGCTACCGCCAGCAGCAGTCTCAGACAGCCTACTGA
- the CLN3 gene encoding battenin isoform X3 codes for MGGCAGSRRRLSHSEEETAPEPRPPLLDRKGVDWKNAVGFWLLGLCNNFSYVVMLSAAHDILSHQRAPGNQSHVDPGPTPTPHNSSSRFDCNPVSTAAVLLADILPTLAIKLLAPLGLHLLPYSPRVFVSGVCAAGSFILVAFSHSMGTSLCGVVLASISSGLGEITFLSLTAFYPRAVIAWWSSGTGGAGLLGALSYLGLTQAGLSPQHTLLSMLGIPALMLASYFFLLTSPGPQDPGGEEEAETAARQPLISSEAPELKPDYSPNLSLQERWTVFKGLLWHIIPLVVVYFAEYFINQGLFELLFFRNTSLSHAQQYRWYQMLYQAGVFASRSSLRCCRIRFTWALALLQTSDEHREFAMAAACISDTLGISLSGLLALPLHDFLCHLS; via the exons ATGGGAGGCTGTGCGGGCTCGCGGCGGCGTCTTTCGCATTCCGAAG AGGAGACCGCCCCGGAACCTCGGCCCCCTCTGCTGGACCGTAAGGGCGTCGATTGGAAGAACGCGGTGGGCTTCTG GCTCCTGGGCCTTTGCAACAACTTCTCATACGTGGTGATGCTCAGTGCTGCCCATGACATACTTAGCCACCAGAGGGCACCCGGGAACCAGAGCCAC GTGGACCCAGGCCCAACGCCCACCCCCCACAATAGCTCATCTCGATTTGACTGCAACCCTGTCTCCACGGCT GCAGTGCTCCTGGCAGACATCCTCCCTACCCTTGCCATCAAATTACTGGCTCCTCTTGGCCTTCATCTGCTGCCCTACAG CCCCCGGGTTTTTGTCAGTGGGGTTTGTGCTGCTGGAAGCTTCATCCTGGTTGCCTTTTCTCATTCAATGGGGACCAGCCTGTGTG GTGTGGTCTTGGCTAGCATCTCATCAGGTCTGGGGGAGATCACCTTCCTCTCACTCACCGCCTTCTACCCCAG GGCTGTGATCGCCTGGTGGTCTTCAGGTACTGGAGGagcagggctgctgggggcaTTGTCTTACTTGGGCCTCACCCAGGCTGGCCTCTCCCCCCAGCACACCCTACTGTCCATGCTGGGTATCCCCGCCCTGATGCTGGCCAG CTATTTCTTTTTGCTCACATCTCCTGGGCCCCAGGACCCTGGAggggaagaagaggcagagacaGCAGCTCGGCAGCCGCTGATAAGCAGTGAGGCCCCCGAGTTGAAGCCAG ACTACAGCCCAAACCTCTCCCTTCAAGAAAGATGGACCGTGTTCAAG GGCCTGCTGTGGCACATCATCCCCTTGGTCGTGGTTTACTTTGCTGAGTATTTCATCAATCAGGGACTT TTTGAGCTCCTCTTCTTTCGGAACACATCCCTGAGTCACGCTCAGCAGTACCGCTG GTATCAGATGCTGTACCAGGCTGGCGTCTTTGCCTCCCGCTCTTCTCTCCGCTGCTGTCGCATCCGCTTCACATGGGCCCTGGCCCTGCTGCAG ACCAGTGATGAGCACCGGGAATTTGCCATGGCAGCTGCCTGTATCTCCGACACTTTGGGGATCTCCCTGTCAGGgctcctggccctgcctctgcACGACTTCCTCTGCCACCTCTCCTGA
- the CLN3 gene encoding battenin isoform X4 has product MLSAAHDILSHQRAPGNQSHVDPGPTPTPHNSSSRFDCNPVSTAAVLLADILPTLAIKLLAPLGLHLLPYSPRVFVSGVCAAGSFILVAFSHSMGTSLCGVVLASISSGLGEITFLSLTAFYPRAVIAWWSSGTGGAGLLGALSYLGLTQAGLSPQHTLLSMLGIPALMLASYFFLLTSPGPQDPGGEEEAETAARQPLISSEAPELKPDYSPNLSLQERWTVFKGLLWHIIPLVVVYFAEYFINQGLFELLFFRNTSLSHAQQYRWYQMLYQAGVFASRSSLRCCRIRFTWALALLQCLNLAFLLVDVWFSFLPSIYLVFLIILYEGLLGGAAYVNTFHNIALETSDEHREFAMAAACISDTLGISLSGLLALPLHDFLCHLS; this is encoded by the exons ATGCTCAGTGCTGCCCATGACATACTTAGCCACCAGAGGGCACCCGGGAACCAGAGCCAC GTGGACCCAGGCCCAACGCCCACCCCCCACAATAGCTCATCTCGATTTGACTGCAACCCTGTCTCCACGGCT GCAGTGCTCCTGGCAGACATCCTCCCTACCCTTGCCATCAAATTACTGGCTCCTCTTGGCCTTCATCTGCTGCCCTACAG CCCCCGGGTTTTTGTCAGTGGGGTTTGTGCTGCTGGAAGCTTCATCCTGGTTGCCTTTTCTCATTCAATGGGGACCAGCCTGTGTG GTGTGGTCTTGGCTAGCATCTCATCAGGTCTGGGGGAGATCACCTTCCTCTCACTCACCGCCTTCTACCCCAG GGCTGTGATCGCCTGGTGGTCTTCAGGTACTGGAGGagcagggctgctgggggcaTTGTCTTACTTGGGCCTCACCCAGGCTGGCCTCTCCCCCCAGCACACCCTACTGTCCATGCTGGGTATCCCCGCCCTGATGCTGGCCAG CTATTTCTTTTTGCTCACATCTCCTGGGCCCCAGGACCCTGGAggggaagaagaggcagagacaGCAGCTCGGCAGCCGCTGATAAGCAGTGAGGCCCCCGAGTTGAAGCCAG ACTACAGCCCAAACCTCTCCCTTCAAGAAAGATGGACCGTGTTCAAG GGCCTGCTGTGGCACATCATCCCCTTGGTCGTGGTTTACTTTGCTGAGTATTTCATCAATCAGGGACTT TTTGAGCTCCTCTTCTTTCGGAACACATCCCTGAGTCACGCTCAGCAGTACCGCTG GTATCAGATGCTGTACCAGGCTGGCGTCTTTGCCTCCCGCTCTTCTCTCCGCTGCTGTCGCATCCGCTTCACATGGGCCCTGGCCCTGCTGCAG TGCCTCAACCTGGCCTTCCTGCTGGTGGACGTGTGGTTTAGCTTCCTGCCAAGCATCTACCTTGTCTTCCTGATCATTCTGTATGAGGGGCTCCTGGGGGGTGCAGCCTATGTGAACACCTTCCACAATATTGCCTTGGAG ACCAGTGATGAGCACCGGGAATTTGCCATGGCAGCTGCCTGTATCTCCGACACTTTGGGGATCTCCCTGTCAGGgctcctggccctgcctctgcACGACTTCCTCTGCCACCTCTCCTGA
- the CLN3 gene encoding battenin isoform X2, translated as MGGCAGSRRRLSHSEEETAPEPRPPLLDRKGVDWKNAVGFWLLGLCNNFSYVVMLSAAHDILSHQRAPGNQSHVDPGPTPTPHNSSSRFDCNPVSTAAVLLADILPTLAIKLLAPLGLHLLPYSPRVFVSGVCAAGSFILVAFSHSMGTSLCGVVLASISSGLGEITFLSLTAFYPRAVIAWWSSGTGGAGLLGALSYLGLTQAGLSPQHTLLSMLGIPALMLASYFFLLTSPGPQDPGGEEEAETAARQPLISSEAPELKPDYSPNLSLQERWTVFKGLLWHIIPLVVVYFAEYFINQGLFELLFFRNTSLSHAQQYRWLASLPPALLSAAVASASHGPWPCCRPVMSTGNLPWQLPVSPTLWGSPCQGSWPCLCTTSSATSPDVPASWDTEHTDLGLH; from the exons ATGGGAGGCTGTGCGGGCTCGCGGCGGCGTCTTTCGCATTCCGAAG AGGAGACCGCCCCGGAACCTCGGCCCCCTCTGCTGGACCGTAAGGGCGTCGATTGGAAGAACGCGGTGGGCTTCTG GCTCCTGGGCCTTTGCAACAACTTCTCATACGTGGTGATGCTCAGTGCTGCCCATGACATACTTAGCCACCAGAGGGCACCCGGGAACCAGAGCCAC GTGGACCCAGGCCCAACGCCCACCCCCCACAATAGCTCATCTCGATTTGACTGCAACCCTGTCTCCACGGCT GCAGTGCTCCTGGCAGACATCCTCCCTACCCTTGCCATCAAATTACTGGCTCCTCTTGGCCTTCATCTGCTGCCCTACAG CCCCCGGGTTTTTGTCAGTGGGGTTTGTGCTGCTGGAAGCTTCATCCTGGTTGCCTTTTCTCATTCAATGGGGACCAGCCTGTGTG GTGTGGTCTTGGCTAGCATCTCATCAGGTCTGGGGGAGATCACCTTCCTCTCACTCACCGCCTTCTACCCCAG GGCTGTGATCGCCTGGTGGTCTTCAGGTACTGGAGGagcagggctgctgggggcaTTGTCTTACTTGGGCCTCACCCAGGCTGGCCTCTCCCCCCAGCACACCCTACTGTCCATGCTGGGTATCCCCGCCCTGATGCTGGCCAG CTATTTCTTTTTGCTCACATCTCCTGGGCCCCAGGACCCTGGAggggaagaagaggcagagacaGCAGCTCGGCAGCCGCTGATAAGCAGTGAGGCCCCCGAGTTGAAGCCAG ACTACAGCCCAAACCTCTCCCTTCAAGAAAGATGGACCGTGTTCAAG GGCCTGCTGTGGCACATCATCCCCTTGGTCGTGGTTTACTTTGCTGAGTATTTCATCAATCAGGGACTT TTTGAGCTCCTCTTCTTTCGGAACACATCCCTGAGTCACGCTCAGCAGTACCGCTG GCTGGCGTCTTTGCCTCCCGCTCTTCTCTCCGCTGCTGTCGCATCCGCTTCACATGGGCCCTGGCCCTGCTGCAG ACCAGTGATGAGCACCGGGAATTTGCCATGGCAGCTGCCTGTATCTCCGACACTTTGGGGATCTCCCTGTCAGGgctcctggccctgcctctgcACGACTTCCTCTGCCACCTCTCCTGACGTTCCGGCTTCTTGGGACACAGAACACACTGACCTGGGCCTGCACTGA
- the CLN3 gene encoding battenin isoform X1 translates to MGGCAGSRRRLSHSEEETAPEPRPPLLDRKGVDWKNAVGFWLLGLCNNFSYVVMLSAAHDILSHQRAPGNQSHVDPGPTPTPHNSSSRFDCNPVSTAAVLLADILPTLAIKLLAPLGLHLLPYSPRVFVSGVCAAGSFILVAFSHSMGTSLCGVVLASISSGLGEITFLSLTAFYPRAVIAWWSSGTGGAGLLGALSYLGLTQAGLSPQHTLLSMLGIPALMLASYFFLLTSPGPQDPGGEEEAETAARQPLISSEAPELKPDYSPNLSLQERWTVFKGLLWHIIPLVVVYFAEYFINQGLFELLFFRNTSLSHAQQYRWYQMLYQAGVFASRSSLRCCRIRFTWALALLQCLNLAFLLVDVWFSFLPSIYLVFLIILYEGLLGGAAYVNTFHNIALETSDEHREFAMAAACISDTLGISLSGLLALPLHDFLCHLS, encoded by the exons ATGGGAGGCTGTGCGGGCTCGCGGCGGCGTCTTTCGCATTCCGAAG AGGAGACCGCCCCGGAACCTCGGCCCCCTCTGCTGGACCGTAAGGGCGTCGATTGGAAGAACGCGGTGGGCTTCTG GCTCCTGGGCCTTTGCAACAACTTCTCATACGTGGTGATGCTCAGTGCTGCCCATGACATACTTAGCCACCAGAGGGCACCCGGGAACCAGAGCCAC GTGGACCCAGGCCCAACGCCCACCCCCCACAATAGCTCATCTCGATTTGACTGCAACCCTGTCTCCACGGCT GCAGTGCTCCTGGCAGACATCCTCCCTACCCTTGCCATCAAATTACTGGCTCCTCTTGGCCTTCATCTGCTGCCCTACAG CCCCCGGGTTTTTGTCAGTGGGGTTTGTGCTGCTGGAAGCTTCATCCTGGTTGCCTTTTCTCATTCAATGGGGACCAGCCTGTGTG GTGTGGTCTTGGCTAGCATCTCATCAGGTCTGGGGGAGATCACCTTCCTCTCACTCACCGCCTTCTACCCCAG GGCTGTGATCGCCTGGTGGTCTTCAGGTACTGGAGGagcagggctgctgggggcaTTGTCTTACTTGGGCCTCACCCAGGCTGGCCTCTCCCCCCAGCACACCCTACTGTCCATGCTGGGTATCCCCGCCCTGATGCTGGCCAG CTATTTCTTTTTGCTCACATCTCCTGGGCCCCAGGACCCTGGAggggaagaagaggcagagacaGCAGCTCGGCAGCCGCTGATAAGCAGTGAGGCCCCCGAGTTGAAGCCAG ACTACAGCCCAAACCTCTCCCTTCAAGAAAGATGGACCGTGTTCAAG GGCCTGCTGTGGCACATCATCCCCTTGGTCGTGGTTTACTTTGCTGAGTATTTCATCAATCAGGGACTT TTTGAGCTCCTCTTCTTTCGGAACACATCCCTGAGTCACGCTCAGCAGTACCGCTG GTATCAGATGCTGTACCAGGCTGGCGTCTTTGCCTCCCGCTCTTCTCTCCGCTGCTGTCGCATCCGCTTCACATGGGCCCTGGCCCTGCTGCAG TGCCTCAACCTGGCCTTCCTGCTGGTGGACGTGTGGTTTAGCTTCCTGCCAAGCATCTACCTTGTCTTCCTGATCATTCTGTATGAGGGGCTCCTGGGGGGTGCAGCCTATGTGAACACCTTCCACAATATTGCCTTGGAG ACCAGTGATGAGCACCGGGAATTTGCCATGGCAGCTGCCTGTATCTCCGACACTTTGGGGATCTCCCTGTCAGGgctcctggccctgcctctgcACGACTTCCTCTGCCACCTCTCCTGA
- the LOC106845643 gene encoding eukaryotic translation initiation factor 3 subunit C isoform X1 — translation MSRFFTTGSDSESESSLSGEELVTKPVGGNYGKQPLLLSEDEEDTKRVVRSAKDKRFEELTNLIRTIRNAMKIRDVTKCLEEFELLGKAYGKAKSIVDKEGVPRFYIRILADLEDYLNELWEDKEGKKKMNKNNAKALSTLRQKIRKYNRDFESHITNYKQNPEQSADEDAEKNEEDSEGSSDEDEDEDGVSAATFLKKKSEVPSGESRKFLKKMEDEDEDSEDSEDDEDWDTGSTSSGSDSEEEEGKQTVLASRFLKKAPTTEEDKKAAEKKREDKAKKKHDRKSKRLDEEEEDNEGGEWERVRGGVPLVKEKPKMFAKGTEITHAVVIKKLNEILQARGKKGTDRAAQIELLQLLVQIASENNLGEGVIVKIKFNIIASLYDYNPNLATYMKPEMWQKCLDCINELMDILFANPNIFVGENILEESENLHNIEQPLRVRGCILTLVERMDEEFTKIMQNTDPHSQEYVEHLKDEAQVCAIIERVQRYLEEKGTTEEICRVYLRRILHTYYKFDYKAHQRQLTPPEGSSKSEQDQAENEGEDSAVLMERLCKYIYAKDRTDRIRTCAILCHIYHHALHSRWYQARDLMLMSHLQDNIQHADPPVQILYNRTMVQLGICAFRQGLTKDAHNALLDIQSSGRAKELLGQGLLLRSLQERNQEQEKVERRRQVPFHLHINLELLECVYLVSAMLLEIPYMAAHESDARRRMISKQFHHQLRVGERQPLLGPPESMREHVVAASKAMKMGDWKTCHSFIINEKMNGKVWDLFPEADKVRTMLVRKIQEESLRTYLFTYSSVYDSISMETLSDMFELDLPTVHSIISKMIINEELMASLDQPTQTVVMHRTEPTAQQNLALQLAEKLGSLVENNERVFDHKQGTYGGYFRDQKDGYRKNEGYMRRGGYRQQQSQTAY, via the exons ATGTCGAGGTTTTTCACCACCGGTTCGGACAGCGAGTCTGAGTCGTCCCTGTCCGGGGAAGAGCTCGTCACCAAACCCGTCGGGGGTAACTACGGCAAACA GCCATTGTTGCTGAGTGAGGATGAAGAAGATACCAAGAGAGTTGTCCGAAGTGCCAAGGACAAGAG GTTTGAAGAGCTTACCAACCTTATCCGGACCATCCGTAATGCCATGAAGATTCGGGATGTCACCAAGTGCCTGGAAGAGTTTGAGCTGCTGGGAAAAGCATATGGGAAGGCTAAGAGCATTGTGGACAAGGAAGGGGTCCCACGGTTCTATATCCGCATCTTGGCTGACCTAGAAGACTATCTTAATGAG CTATGGGAAGATAAGGAAGGCAAGAAGAAGATGAACAAGAACAATGCCAAGGCCCTGAGCACCCTGCGCCAGAAGATCCGAAAATACAACCGAGATTTTGAGTCTCATATTACAAATTACAAACAG AACCCTGAGCAGTCTGCAGATGAAGATGCTGAGAAGAATGAGGAGGATTCGGAAG GCTCTTcagatgaggatgaggatgaggatggagTCAGTGCTGCAACTTTCctgaagaagaaatcagaagTTCCTTCTGGGGAGAGtcgaaagttcctcaaaaagatgGAG gaTGAAGATGAGGACTCAGAAGATTCAGAAGATGATGAAGACTGGGACACAGGCTCCACATCTTCTGGTTCAgactcagaggaggaagaagggaaacagACCGTGCTGGCTTCAAGATtccttaaaaa GGCCCCCACCACAGAGGAGGACAAGAAGGCAGCTGAGAAGAAACGGGAGGACAAAGCCAAGAAGAAGCATGATAGGAAATCTAAGCGCctggacgaggaggaggaggacaatgAAGGCGGAGAGTGGGAAAGGGTCCGGGGTGGAGTACCCCTCGTTAAG GAGAAGCCAAAAATGTTTGCCAAGGGAACTGAGATCACCCATGCTGTTGTCATCAAGAAACTGAATGAGATCTTACAGGCACGAGGCAAGAAGGGAACTGATCG TGCAGCCCAGATtgagctgctgcagctgctggtTCAGATTGCTTCTGAAAACAACCTTGGGGAGGGTGTAATTGTCAAGATCAAGTTCAATATCATCGCCTCTCTCTATGATTACAACCCCAACCTGGCCACATACATGAAG CCTGAGATGTGGCAGAAGTGCCTGGACTGCATCAATGAGCTGATGGACATCCTGTTTGCAAACCCCAACATCTTTGTTGGAGAGAACATTCTGGAAGAGAGTGAGAACTTGCATAATATTGAGCAG CCATTGCGTGTCCGTGGCTGTATCCTAACTCTGGTGGAACGAATGGATGAAGAGTTTACCAAAATAATGCAGAATACTGATCCTCACTCTCAAG AGTATGTGGAGCACCTGAAGGATGAGGCACAGGTGTGCGCCATCATTGAGCGCGTGCAGCGCTACTTGGAGGAGAAGGGCACTACTGAGGAGATCTGTCGTGTCTACTTGAGGCGCATCCTCCACACCTACTACAAATTTGATTACAAGGCCCATCAGCGGCAGCTTACCCCGCCTGAGGGCTCCTCAAAG TCTGAGCAAGACCAGGCAGAAAATGAGGGCGAGGACTCAGCTGTGTTGATGGAGAGACTGTGCAAGTACATCTATGCCAAGGACCGCACAGACCGTATCCGCACGTGTGCCATCCTCTGCCATATCTACCATCATGCTCTGCACTCCCGCTGGTACCAGGCCCGTGACCTCATGCTCATGAGCCATCTACAAGACAACATTCAGCACGCGGACCCACCAGTACAG ATCCTGTACAACCGCACCATGGTGCAGCTGGGCATCTGTGCCTTCCGCCAGGGCCTGACCAAGGATGCTCACAATGCCCTGCTAGACATCCAGTCGAGTGGCCGAGCCAAGGAGCTTCTGGGCCAGGGTCTGCTGCTGCGCAGCCTGCAGGAGCGCAACCAGGAGCAGGAGAAGGTAGAGCGGCGCCGGCAGGTGCCGTTCCACCTGCACATCAACCTGGAGCTGCTGGAGTGTGTTTATCTGGTGTCTGCCATGCTGCTGGAGATCCCCTACATGGCCGCCCATGAGAGTGATGCCCGCCGGCGCATGATCAGCAAGCAGTTCCATCACCAACTGCGGGTGGGCGAGCGACAGCCCTTGCTGG GTCCCCCTGAGTCAATGAGAGAACATGTGGTTGCTGCCTCCAAGGCCATGAAGATGGGTGACTGGAAGACCTGCCACAGTTTTATCATCAATGAGAAGATGAATGGCAAAGTGTGGGACCTTTTCCCTGAGGCTGACAAAGTCCGAACCATGCTGGTTAG gaAGATCCAGGAAGAGTCACTGCGGACATACCTGTTCACTTACAGCAGTGTCTATGACTCCATCAG CATGGAGACACTGTCGGACATGTTTGAGCTGGACCTGCCCACTGTGCACTCCATCATCAGCAAGATGATCATTAATGAAGAGTTGATG GCCTCCCTAGACCAGCCGACGCAGACAGTAGTGATGCACCGTACCGAGCCCACTGCCCAACAGAACCTGGCTCTGCAGCTAGCTGAGAAGCTAGGCAGCCTAGTGGAAAATAATGAGCGGGTGTTTGACCACAAGCAGGGTACCTATGGTGGCTACTTCCGAG ACCAGAAGGATGGCTACCGCAAAAACGAGGGGTACATGCGCCGGGGTGGCTACCGCCAGCAGCAGTCTCAGACAGCCTACTGA